A stretch of the Conger conger chromosome 3, fConCon1.1, whole genome shotgun sequence genome encodes the following:
- the LOC133124923 gene encoding cornifelin-like, whose protein sequence is MQNQLAQVPDPYGNSVESTNPPFSSYFTIRHCQSKTTEERVNTMATNVVIQQSQVPTVMAGQFNDWSTGICECFDDMAICCFGYWCPLCFACKTSTDFGECVCLPVMDSLWTITICFGVPTCVPPVAFAMRVGARNRYNIQGDMCTDCITATFCNTCSWCQIAREIKRHKRNMTVVNAQPNVIAPVVINSTVMQAPPPVAPVAPVIINNTVR, encoded by the exons ATGCAAAATCAGCTGGCACAGGTTCCAGACCCATATGGAAATTCAGTTGAATCAACAAACCCTCCCTTCAGTTCCTATTTCACAATTAGGCATTGTCAGAGCAAGACAACTGAGGAGAGAG TGAACACTATGGCAACTAATGTGGTAATCCAGCAGTCACAGGTTCCAACTGTGATGGCTGGCCAGTTTAATGACTGGAGCACAGGAATCTGTGAATGCTTTGATGACATGGCTATCT GCTGTTTCGGATACTGGTGCCCTCTCTGTTTCGCCTGCAAGACGAGCACAGACTTTGGAGAATGCGTCTGTCTCCCCGTGATGGACAGCCTGTGGACAATCACGATCTGTTTTGGTGTGCCCACGTGTGTGCCTCCCGTGGCCTTTGCCATGAGGGTTGGGGCACGCAACAGATACAACATCCAG GGGGATATGTGCACAGACTGCATCACCGCAACCTTCTGCAACACGTGCTCCTGGTGCCAGATTGCCCGGGAGATAAAACGTCACAAACGGAACATGACCGTGGTCAATGCCCAGCCCAATGTCATTGCACCTGTAGTCATAAATTCCACAGTCATGCAAGCTCCGCCACCTGTGGCACCTGTGGCAcctgtaataataaataacacagtCCGCTAG